Proteins encoded in a region of the Phoenix dactylifera cultivar Barhee BC4 chromosome 3, palm_55x_up_171113_PBpolish2nd_filt_p, whole genome shotgun sequence genome:
- the LOC103702105 gene encoding peroxidase 4-like yields MLSTSQLNIVSFHHTYLTIRDMASSTTMASLALALVLLFLGSSSAQLSTNFYSKTCPNLFSTVQPVIQSAISSEKRMGASILRLFFHDCFVNGCDGSLLLDDTSSFTGEKTANPNRNSARGFDVIDKIKAAVEKACPGVVSCADILAISARDSVVLLGGPNWNVKLGRRDARTASLSGANNNIPPPTSSLSNLISKFSAQGLSANEMVALSGAHTIGQARCTSFRARIYNDTNIDGSFDKTRRSNCPSTSGNGDNNLAPLDLQTPTSFDNDYFKNLVNQKGLLHSDQQLFNKGSTDSLVSTYSTNPSKFSSDFVAAMIKMGDISPLTGSQGEIRKNCRKIN; encoded by the exons ATGCTCTCCACAAGCCAATTAAACATAGTCTCCTTCCATCATACATACTTGACCATCAGAGATATGGCTTCTTCCACCACCATGGCTTCTTTGGCACTAGCCCTTGTGCTCCTTTTCCTGGGGAGCTCCTCAGCCCAGCTCTCTACCAACTTTTACTCAAAGACCTGCCCAAATCTCTTCTCCACAGTGCAGCCGGTCATCCAATCCGCTATCTCAAGCGAGAAGCGGATGGGTGCCTCGATCCTTCGCCTCTTCTTCCATGACTGCTTTGTCAAT GGGTGCGATGGGTCATTGCTCCTAGATGACACCTCGAGCTTCACCGGTGAGAAGACCGCAAACCCGAACCGGAACTCCGCCAGGGGCTTCGATGTCATCGACAAGATAAAGGCTGCGGTAGAGAAGGCATGCCCAGGGGTCGTATCGTGTGCCGACATCTTGGCGATCTCTGCAAGGGACTCTGTGGTCCTT CTTGGTGGGCCTAATTGGAATGTGAAGCTGGGGAGAAGGGACGCAAGGACAGCAAGCCTCTCTGGGGCCAACAATAACATCCCCCCTCCAACCTCAAGCCTCAGCAATCTCATCTCTAAGTTCTCGGCTCAGGGTCTCTCCGCAAACGAAATGGTTGCGCTCTCTG GTGCGCATACGATTGGGCAAGCAAGGTGCACATCCTTCAGGGCTCGCATATACAACGACACCAACATCGACGGTTCATTCGATAAAACACGGCGGTCGAATTGCCCGAGCACCTCCGGCAATGGGGACAACAACTTGGCACCTCTAGATCTCCAGACTCCAACCAGCTTCGACAACGATTACTTCAAGAACCTTGTCAACCAGAAAGGCTTGCTCCACTCTGACCAACAACTATTCAACAAAGGCTCCACAGACTCTCTGGTCAGCACTTATAGCACCAATCCGAGCAAGTTCAGCTCTGACTTCGTCGCAGCGATGATCAAGATGGGAGACATCAGCCCTCTCACAGGGTCCCAAGGCGAGATCAGGAAGAACTGCAGGAAGATTAATTAA
- the LOC103702106 gene encoding LOB domain-containing protein 15 isoform X1 has protein sequence MSTARERADEVGKNIKREPDVPDRMARRHLLGPVGNLNTITPCAACKLLRRRCAQECPFSPYFSPHEPQKFASVHKVFGASNVSKMLMEVPESQRADAANSLVYEANVRLRDPVYGCMGAISALQQQVQALEAELAAVRAEILKYKYRSAGATVLPTSHAAALLASSGEVSFGASLPPITTPTAPPAAPASSSSSMYTAASSSTDYSSTTNENVPYFG, from the exons ATGTCCACAGCAAG GGAGAGGGCTGATGAAGTAGGCAAGAATATCAAGAGAGAACCCGATGTTCCCGATCGCATGGCACGCCGTCACCTGCTAGGTCCGGTGGGAAACTTAAACACCATCACTCCATGCGCCGCTTGCAAGCTCTTGAGGCGGCGATGCGCCCAAGAATGCCCTTTCTCTCCTTATTTCTCCCCTCATGAGCCCCAAAAGTTTGCTTCAGTTCATAAAGTCTTTGGTGCAAGCAACGTCTCCAAGATGCTAATG GAGGTTCCCGAGAGCCAGCGGGCCGACGCGGCCAACAGCCTTGTCTATGAAGCGAATGTGAGGCTGAGGGACCCTGTCTATGGGTGCATGGGGGCGATCTCGGCGTTACAACAGCAGGTTCAGGCCTTGGAGGCTGAGCTCGCAGCGGTGAGAGCTGAGATATTGAAGTACAAGTACAGGTCTGCTGGTGCTACCGTCCTCCCCACATCTCATGCTGCTGCCCTTCTAGCCTCCTCCGGGGAGGTCTCATTTGGTGCATCGCTGCCGCCCATCACAACTCCAACAGCCCCTCCTGCAGCTCCTGCTTCGTCTTCCTCCTCTATGTACACCGCTGCATCGAGCTCCACCGACTATAGCTCCACCACAAACGAAAATGTCCCATACTTCGGCTAA
- the LOC103702106 gene encoding LOB domain-containing protein 15 isoform X2: protein MARRHLLGPVGNLNTITPCAACKLLRRRCAQECPFSPYFSPHEPQKFASVHKVFGASNVSKMLMEVPESQRADAANSLVYEANVRLRDPVYGCMGAISALQQQVQALEAELAAVRAEILKYKYRSAGATVLPTSHAAALLASSGEVSFGASLPPITTPTAPPAAPASSSSSMYTAASSSTDYSSTTNENVPYFG, encoded by the exons ATGGCACGCCGTCACCTGCTAGGTCCGGTGGGAAACTTAAACACCATCACTCCATGCGCCGCTTGCAAGCTCTTGAGGCGGCGATGCGCCCAAGAATGCCCTTTCTCTCCTTATTTCTCCCCTCATGAGCCCCAAAAGTTTGCTTCAGTTCATAAAGTCTTTGGTGCAAGCAACGTCTCCAAGATGCTAATG GAGGTTCCCGAGAGCCAGCGGGCCGACGCGGCCAACAGCCTTGTCTATGAAGCGAATGTGAGGCTGAGGGACCCTGTCTATGGGTGCATGGGGGCGATCTCGGCGTTACAACAGCAGGTTCAGGCCTTGGAGGCTGAGCTCGCAGCGGTGAGAGCTGAGATATTGAAGTACAAGTACAGGTCTGCTGGTGCTACCGTCCTCCCCACATCTCATGCTGCTGCCCTTCTAGCCTCCTCCGGGGAGGTCTCATTTGGTGCATCGCTGCCGCCCATCACAACTCCAACAGCCCCTCCTGCAGCTCCTGCTTCGTCTTCCTCCTCTATGTACACCGCTGCATCGAGCTCCACCGACTATAGCTCCACCACAAACGAAAATGTCCCATACTTCGGCTAA